The genome window CAGTATCTGCAGCACTCCTTGGTTTCTCCAGGTGCCACCCTGTCCCCACCATGATCCCTGTCTCACACATcagccccagtgctcccagtaactcccagcgCGTCCCATAACTCCCAGTGCATCCCTCCatcatccatccctccatcatccatccctccctccctccttccatcACACATTGCCCATCCCacccctctgctcagcaccagctgggGATGGCACTGAGGCCGCATCCAGCCTCTCACCCCAACTTGACCcccccctgtccccagcacatcCCAGCGCTGGGAACAGCACCCTGCGCTGTCATTCCGGGAGGGCTCGTGGTCAGGGGGTGCCCACGGGCACCGCTGCCTCGGTGGCCCCACAGCGCTGAGAACCAACGTGCCAGGGGCTGGAatgagctggcagagctggggcagcacCGGGCAACGCTCTCAGCCCGACCTGCACCTGCTCTGTGGCTctcagacagaaaaacaaacgGCAGAGAAAACTTTTCATCTGGTTTTCTCGATGCAAATGTGCCCGGGGCCGGGCTGGCATCGCCTTGGGTGGTGGGGACGGGTGGCAACCACCGTGGGAGAGCTGCAGCGTGGCTTGGCAGCCGGTGGCTGGTGATCCCATCAGCTCACATGCAGGTGAGTGCCCACCCAAGGCCTTCGGCCATCGCCTGGTGCCACAGAGCCTTCCTCCACCCCCCcgctcttcctccctctcctcattTTTGGGGGGTTTCTTGCTTCTCATTGTGTTGTTTTCTCATCTGTCTCCACACTGAACCGctcttcccctcctgccccttgGAAAGGAAGTGCGAGATGCTGTTTTTGAGCAGGTCTCAGATCAACAAACCCCAGGGCGGGCACCGCCCCGGGCAGCGGGGAGGGCACAGGGCCCCCAGCATGGCTCCCGAGGAGCTCGGCGCCTCAGCCGACTACGACTACGCAGCTCTGCCCAACGGCACGGATGGCCCACGGCTCATCTCTGGCTGGGAGCTCACCTTCACCACTGTCTTCATCCCCACCTTCTACtccttcatcttcctcctcgGCCTCTCGGGGAACATCTTCGTCATCGTGCTGCTGGCCAGGAGCAGCGGCGGCAGGAGGCTCGTGGACACCTTCGTGCTGAACCTGGCGGTGGCTGACGTCGTCttcgtgctgctgctgcctttgtggGTGGTGGCGGGGGCCCGGGGGCAGCGCTGGCCGCTGGGCGAGGGGCTCTGCAAGCTCAGCAGCTACGTGGTGGCCGTCAACCGCTGCTCCAGCATCTTCTTCCTCACCGCCCTCAGCGTGGAGCGCTACCTGGTCATGAGGAAGGCGCTGGGCACCAAGACGGCGCCGTGGCGGCGGCACATCGGCCTCACCTGCGGCACCATCTGGGCGGCGtcgctgctgctggcagccccgGCCCTGCTGTACCGGCGCCTGGACGGGGACGACTGTTGGGATGAAGACGGAGAGGATTTCAGCTTGGCTATGGTCTTCCTCACTTTCCTCCTGCCTTTGGGGGTCATCTCCTTCTGCTACTGCTCCGTCTCCTGCCGCCTGCAGCGTCACGTGCGCCTGGGCAGGGGCGTCCGCCGCTCCCACCGCGCCGTCGTCGCCATCGTCGCGGCCTTcctctgctcctggctgccccTCAACGCCTGCAAGGTCCTGCTCTTCTTCCTGG of Colius striatus isolate bColStr4 chromosome 22, bColStr4.1.hap1, whole genome shotgun sequence contains these proteins:
- the GPR25 gene encoding probable G-protein coupled receptor 25 translates to MAPEELGASADYDYAALPNGTDGPRLISGWELTFTTVFIPTFYSFIFLLGLSGNIFVIVLLARSSGGRRLVDTFVLNLAVADVVFVLLLPLWVVAGARGQRWPLGEGLCKLSSYVVAVNRCSSIFFLTALSVERYLVMRKALGTKTAPWRRHIGLTCGTIWAASLLLAAPALLYRRLDGDDCWDEDGEDFSLAMVFLTFLLPLGVISFCYCSVSCRLQRHVRLGRGVRRSHRAVVAIVAAFLCSWLPLNACKVLLFFLAKGTLVLSHGQESALRWLVALSTCLAFVNSCVNPVLFALTAGRCRARCPLAPRAPAAGPAAASSPLTDSSLLLGARIRTSTLPGPRRGFGTELQPAAGVPRAPPGVSPSRPPLSAAASPQ